tgatttgattgactaacggttgttgaaactttgattgcacctagtttgtttattcttcataaaattttcttctgatataagattcactcaaactagatcgaagtattgacgggatctttagaactgtttgtagatctaaagacatcttctgataatccattgttaacagactccgttatgtgcatgattgatcacaagggattcaagtggtgttgtgcaggttttaattgaagattaaagaatatttgaagacgaagaagatttcttattggtttctcatatctttgtgttgcataaaccttgatcggatgagatacaactagaatcggatttattcgattgatagtTCCCTGAGATCGGTAACGCCTAATAGTTCTCttaaaaatctattttgattgttataaattcgaatcttattacttcggtaatagagattggattgatctaactaggcaaaggagtttattagcttaaacggaagagactttgcatatgacttgagatatcttatcttaaagaatcaatagagttgttatcaaacagatttgttgttcctttactgcttGGAATACGACCCAAAGGAATTGTTCGTGCACTCATCGAATTCGGAAGcgaagggatactgaggaaactaagtgaactaggggtagttgcttggtctcaactatacgaagttggtttagattttgtatagcggcttaatctgagaatattcaatactggactaggtcctggggttttttcattttgttttccttgttaacaaaatcttgctgtgtcttttacttttctatttccgtaattataattgtttattataattagaagtaaaatacacaaacattaactccgctttacttgatagtgatcctacaaagtttggttaagtccgaacctatcatcaagtaatcacactttggttgtcgtattgtttcgatctcgtattcatggacaatcacacaaagtgtgaataccgatttgtagtattgtctcgactttgtccatagacaatcactttcagtaagaggacttataggtggataaattaaagattgtggtgtatttgggtaccctcgtcttttcacttatAATTCTAGTGTCACCATAAATGTAAAGTCTTGGAAGCTTAATTTGGGTGACGAAAGACTTAGTCAAATATGGAATAACTTTTTGGTTGGCCTCGTTAAAAACGTTAAACTACAAGCATTTTGGGCCTAATCAAACATAGGGATATTAAGTCTAACGACGAATATGGTGATAGCATAAGGGATTCTTTATTTGGGTCTTTGTGAGCTTGTTTGTTGTTGTCTTGGGTCGTCGAATTCCTCtcctctttccttttcttttttgttcccGTTTGTAATCATTGGGTTGAGATACCCTTCTTAAATACCTCTCGTTTTGATAAATTTTTctttgaccgatcaaaaaaaaaaaattatgtgctATAAGCGGAAAAAAAGGTTGAAAGAACAACCAGAGACATAAGAGATCACAGTCGAAAAATTGAACTATTCAAAAGAAACAAGATAGTAGTAGATATCGTCGTCCTTCCTAAGAGATCATAAGATAGTACGAATAGCCAGGGAATATCATAAGTAACAAACATTTATTAGCGAATCTACATGACACGAGTCACGAGGTATGATCATGATACTTTCGAGCTCCTCCTAAAAAGAGTAACAAGAAACCCATTGAAAATCCGACCCTTCACTTTTGTTTGGGTCGTTTAATTTTCTTACTACTTTTCTTCTGCTCATTctcatctctttttttctttggccAACTCTACGTGGATGTCTTGGAAAGCTAATCACATTTGGCGTCAATAGAAAAAAAATCTTGTTCGCATGGTACATATCCtcaaagaaagaaaatataaaggacccCAGTTGCCTGCCTCATAAGATTCCATATGATCAACTGCTGAGGATATCAATGAGAACGAAAGTTCGAGACCTTTCTCACCAAAAGTTACCTATTTTCTTTCCCCAACTTCACTGATATACAGTTATATACCACGTACATTGTTTCAAAATCATGTGATCGATAATGCAGTTTTGATATATGGGTGTTGCCATTTAGTGTTGTTCATAAATCATTTTAAGCATGTACGGCCATAATATGCTATCTTTTGATCTCATTTGGTTCATGTATATGATGTAATAATCATCTCTAAACGTTGGTGTAAGAGCAGATTGATCAATAGAATGGAATATGACGTACGAACCTAGCTAGCATGTTTTGGAAATAGAGCAAAATAAATAAGGGTACGTGCATCATGCATATATTCAAGGCCGGCCGGATCGAATTGGATAAACTCAAACCCTTTTTTCTTCTCCAACTCAGATAAAGATACACACTTCAGTCCTACAATAGCACAACATAAAGCATTAGAGCAGTACGTACAGAACAAAAACAAGATCCAAAGGTAAAGGGAGACAGACAAATCTAGATAGAGTTGGCGTCATCCACTATCTAGGGAGAAAGAAAACTGTATGTACTCAGTTATCCTTTAGTTCCTATTCACAAAGCGAATTTATATCCCCAAAAAATAACTTAAGCTTGCTAACCATGCATATGaaacggattttttttttttttgataggaagAGAAGATTTTATTGAGAAAAGAAGAATGTACAAGATACTACCAGTGGTagtaagaaaaaacaattaaataaATACAATGTTCCAGTTCTGTACAGTGTAAGCAAAGTTTACATGAACCTTGTTACCAAAAGCCGCTGCCCAAGTGAGAACTAGTGTTTTTGCATCACTGCATAATTTCTCATCTAGCTTGTAGGTGTAGTTTTCTTCAAAAACTCTGCAATTTCTTTCCCTCTGCATATGAAACAGATTAACAATGTTTGTGCACAGATCTATAGAGAGGCACATTACTGTAGATTATTTGGGGCATAAAAATCTAGATGTCGACGATGCTGTATCAACTATCAAGTACACGTAGTAACTACTGTATCAATAttctgaaaataaaatcaaaagtcATCAATAAAGTTTATTAGGGGCATAAAAATTAACTTATTAGATATTATCTTCAGTTCCTCCAGCATTTTGCTGGTACGGTAGGTAAATCTTTATCAAACGAATGACATGACCACACTATTAATTTGGGGGCTAAATTCCATCCCAAATGTCTAAAAGAATATTTTTCAGTTCACCGGCCTTCTCATAGAAACACACACACGTAAGCACACACTTGTAGTTGTTCTTCACAACAATGCCGCACCCAGCATGTACCTCAGCTTTTGGTCAGCTACTTTGTCATCTATAAATAACCCAACATTCAAACTTCATTCTCACCATCGATCATCTGAAACACTTCCAAGCTTCTTGTACTACAGTTACATTCAAATCAAACTTCATATAACAAGCTTCAATTACGAGACGCTTCATATCATACATTTCGAAACAACCTAATGGAGAGAGTAACAAGATTAGCATCACAAAGAGCTATAGTTATCTTTAGCAAGAGTACATGTTGTATGAGTCACACTATCAAGACCCTTTTCTATGATCTTGGTGTAAACCCAACAGTTCATGAACTCAACGAAGAACCCGGAGCAGGAAAAGAAATCGAGAAAGCGCTTATAAGTCTAGGATGTAATCCGTCGGTACCTGCCATATTTATCGGTGGTAAGCTAGTTGGTGGAGTTAGTGAAGTTATGACTCTTCATCTCAGTTGCTCTCTCGTTCCATTGCTAAAGCAAGCAGGAGCTATCTGGCATTGATTACTATACTATTTAGTATTTACTAAAGACTTTGATGAGTATATATACTATAGTATATATTAAATGTTGACCTAGATAGCTAATATATAATTAAGTTGGTCAGTTAATTTCAAGCTAATAGCTTTGATAATTGATGATCACATACTAATATTAGTATAAGAAACGCCTTTTTGTGTTTCTAAAATAGCAAGAGGCACCTATTATGTCTATTTCATGTTTTTCTTCCTAGTTATTAATTAATAAAAGTTACTGCTACTTTTGATATATTGTTTTGGTCCGGTCACCTTCAGAACGTTCTTTTATGGCATTAGTTTTTTTGGTACATAAACATAGATTTTAAGATTCTAAAACTGTAGATTTCAAATCAAAACCTATGAGTAGGATACAAAATTATGTCCAGGCAATCACGTTCAAAAGTATTGCCAAAATACAAATCCGAGACTCTATTTATTATTCGTGTCCAAATAAACTTAGGGTCAGCTTAAGCTACAACAAGAACAAAAAGGAGAATTGCAGATGTGATACAAGTTGGAGTGGAATTTTCACTGCCGCCCAAATCAAAATACGCTTCAGCTTACAGATTTTTCTCGCTTTCCTTAAAAGCTGAAAAGACACTTGCCCATTTGTTTAAGGTGCTCTTTTGGTGCTCTTTCTTGATAATTTTTTTGGAGtacatgtttatggtttttgtttgTTGGTCTTATTGGATGTCATTTGATTAGTTTCCATTGTGTTGTGTTTGCATAGTTCTGCTGCTTGTTTGGAGGCTTAGGTGGTTAAATTGCATGACTTTAAGGTAATTAAAGCTGGTACATCGAAATAAACTATTTAGTTGTCATCGAGCTGGAATAGGTGCGATATGAGGCTTGACACTGACAGCATGAACATTCTTTTGTTGGTTGCATCATTTATTCGATTTGCTTTTCTGTTTACCGACTTGTCTTCAAGGTTATATGCTCTTCCTTGGTAGAGGGTGTAGCGGCCAAGAAGTGTAGTTTCATTTGTCAAATCTTGACATATTGTTCTTAAACCAATTTAAGCCCAGTCCATAACTTTGAGATATCGGGCTCGGGAAACTAACAGCTCTCACGCTATTTCTTTTCTCAAAAGCTGAGCAGTGAGCACAGACACTTCAAACTTCAAAATTATCGTATGTTCCTCCTCTCTCTTGGGATGTATGGCTGATGCATGGATGCGCACGGACAGACCTTTAAtacgaacgattttttgggatcatggtttttttgggggaccatgattttattttggataaagacattagaagtaaatcgaggtcaccccttatctagatatttatattaatatctaaattaccctcctgattaattttggatgatgattagtgaatgatttagttaaaaacaattggtgagattaaattaaaagatgggtttattattagttgactagaattattgagagagtagagttagagaagatgaaggagaaaaacatggaaaatagattttttttccaattcactaagtttgagtattcaaatgatgaaaactcatctgatacttcatctccatcctctcctagaatatttgttaatcttcaaaatgatccggatttgaactggattttgaacagttcggttactttatacgaagaacaagtaaccgaactcatctgaagctgtagttcggttactttatatgaagaacaagtaaccgaactcatctgaagctgtagttcggttgccccgtgagatgaacaagtaaccgaactcatctgaaagtgtagttcggttacttgttccaaacacgcaggttaccgaactctctaataatagaatttctaggagttacagcgttatgttcggttggttcgcaaactgcatgcacttttgatctaatcgaactttacgtaatataagagtatataagtttacaaagttcggttctttcgcaaacttgaacctaacagctaaccaaccgaactctacgataaaattgtgaagttaccgaacttaacaaacaaaaaaaatgtgaagtttcagcgtctattggctaagttcggttactttgtagttttaaaaaattTTGCGAAAAAaacgaactctattggctaagttcggttattttggaactcaacatagtggccacaacaacacagttcggttagactggatttgtttttctttcggttctaagggtggagttcggttactttgtagttttaaaattttttgcgaaacaaccgaacagagagttcggtgacttagttttaaatccaatagaaccgaactgttctttgtgttcttcattttcaagaagttcggttagtaaactaggattttttggaaaatcggcctaaccgaacatggctctgtaactcctactaaaaccctattttgatgatttctatttgattgaagcaatcaaaatcaaattaaagtgaagggtttgttggaaaatacctccggagtggttccatggaagaatcaggctacgactggcgtcttttatactcgataaaattatcatgtaacagaacttaattgtgattgcattgatgttgttacatttcttaaataggcggtggtggtggtggtaatcggtggttggtggtggtgataagcggaggtggtggtggtggtaatcggaggtggtgggaggtggtaatcggtggtcggtggtggtgataAAAAATGCCTTAAaaatgagtacaaacaagaatatcaaatttagagtttttacgaagaATTCGTAAATATTTAtcactttaggcacaattttagaaaattagatgtatatccattatgcaaaccaccacaaatgatatatatactttatgtagccatattttggtttatgcatcaactaattttccgttgcaactaataaaacgatgtactcccttcgtttcaagaaaaatgatactttcactttatgcACAATTCTCAAAAATTtaatgcataatcattatgcaaaccaccacaaatgatgcataacacatcatgcaatCATATTTTAATTTATGGATAATAATAATATGTCTGAACAAGGTGGCGAAGGTGTGGTGCTCAGATCCCTTACAAGATACAGATTTTGTATGAAAATTCTACCACAATATTCTTCTAGTGAATACAAAAGTGAAGATAttaaagaaattgataaaatttgTCTCATGTGCAACCAAGAGAAAGAATCATTCACCCGCCTTCTTATGAATTGCAACAATGCTGAAATAATCTGGTTTGGTATTTTTCCAGATCTACATCACTTTTTCTCCCTTTCAACAACAAAAAGTGAAAGAACGGATTCAGAGTTGGTTTGACAATTTTAACTCTTCGGAAGCTACTAACCCTAATATTTTGTCTTTAATAGTAACAATTATGTGGTTAATTCTTTAATAACCAGAAGCACCACCCTTTATAAaacactagattttgtgcccgtgctatgcaCTGGACGGACCCGAAAACCATCCACcataattttttcttttaaccatatttttggtttggtgtgaCGTGGCTTCGTCTCGCCTCGTCCCGTTgcgaaatatattttttttggtgtGGCTCGGCCTCGGCTCGCCCCGTCCCAATGCATGATTAGGATTTTTGACTTGGTATGACGCGGACTCGCCTCGCCACGTcccatgcatttttgatttggtgtggctcggcctCGCCTCGCCCCATGGCCCCCATCCCATCCCcatacatttttgatttggtgtgatgtGACTCTACCTCGTCCCAtcgtgcatttttgatttggtgcaaGGGTATCTTTtccttttaaccatattttttttATGTGGTGCGATGTGACTTTATCGCGGAGCTTCGCCTAACCCGGTCGATGTGGCTCGGCTTAGCCTCGCCCAATTGATTAGAATTTTTGATTTAGTGTGGCTCGGCTTAGTCTCGTCCAGTTACTTAGGATTTCTGATTTAGTGTGGCTCGGCTTCTTCTAGCTTcaatatatttttgatttgatgttgCGTGGCTTCTCTTCGTCCCACCTGaccgatatttttttcttacaAAAAGATGTATTTTTTTTGCACTTTTATAGACAATCAAAACTGGAATCGTGAATGGTTAAACTTTGATTAATTCTTAGTTGAGCAATTAATTTCCATATGGTACTTTTGGTCAAATTTTAGTGAAATTGCAAATAATTATTTAAGAACTACAAATGCATTAGTTTTTTGATGAATCATTGTTAACCGTACATAGTATGTATACATATAATAAAATCTTTGGAATAAAATGAAGAGGATAAAAAAGATTACTTCTCCTATTTTGTTTTGATCCACAAAAACGTGAGAAGATCAACTGTACATAGTACGCATAtatttaacaaaaattttggaacaaaatgaacagGATAATTGTTTCGATCCGCAAACACTTGAGAAGATCAATTGTACATAGTACGTATACATTGAACAAAATGAACAGGATAAAAAAAGATTACTTCTTCTATTTTGTTTTGATCCGCATACATTTGAGAAGATTACTAAACCCAAACGGTATTTATGCACTAAACTTGAACCAAAATTGCCGACAGTGGTTTATGGTTTTATGCCTTCAACAGTAGATAGTGGTTAGCCTTGAACCTATCCTTCCATtattcaaaatatatatatatatagtagatGGATACAAAAGGCGTATATATTCTTGTCattccaaaaattaaaaaaacttcAGAAACTTCATCTAGAAACAATCACCAATATTAGAGTTTTACGGATTAGATATGTAAAGAAGATTCTAGTCAACCACCGGCCAAACGACCTCAAGGGTATATATACCTTCCAATAATCACTAATCAGTGACTATGGTTTTGACAGGAGCTTCATTCTCTTACTCATATAATCCATATTGTAAGTAATTTGAAATGATACAAAATTAGACAATAAACACACATTTCCCCAAGAACCTACCATGCATACATCTGAATGAGTCCCAATTTACGAATAGATATTGATTTTATGAATGAAATGATCAGAAATACGTAATTGCTTACTATGAGTTTGTGACGCTAATGGTAGCAGAGACAGAGAGATATATAGATCATAAATGTTGGCTCAGGCCACTGTGTCGTCGCTACAGAAGGGAACACATAGCGGGTAGTCCAAGCTCAGCTAATTATCTGCAAAGTAACACGGTGAACCAACTGAAGTCGCTTGGTGCAACATACTATTCtccaaatattaacaattttagtgaaaaaaacaCAATTCAGCTGCGATTTACTAAAAAGCTAAAATCCTTCAAATTTGTGCAACATTGAAACACTTGTTGGCTCGGTTTTAAAAGGCATACATGCCAAGAATCTCAAAAACATTCAACCATATCATTGTCTCATACACATTTCTTTGCCCTATTCCAAGAAAATCTAATCTTACATATTAGCTGACGACTCCACTAAACCAAAAGTGACGGAATTACCAAAGAAACTTACTATTGATCTCACACTATTATAGTGGTTATGCTTAGATTTTACACAGTACTTAACACGGTGCTAAATACATGCAAAATGGCTTATGCCCTCCCCAAAAAAGAATGACTAACTAGAATATCGTTGCCACGGTGAGGAGGGCTgaccaaacaaaaacaaaacacaactGATCACGATCGGAGAGAAACAAAAACGATAGTACATGAGCACAACCAGCTCATCCTATTCTAGGTAAGGAATCTATACGTGTGAATCGTTAGAGAGTCATAGGAGTCAAGTGTGAATCGTTAGAGAGTCATAGGAGTCGATCACTGCTCATTGTATCCATTTTTTGTTGTTGCACAAATTCACTTCCAACCACTTATCCCCGATTCCATTTTGTAGTATATTAGAATTGTAATCATTTAGAGATCGGTTGGATCAAATCGCTAACACGACTCATTCTAACTTTTTGTTCTCCTTACACGTGTTTTAAGTCACAACACATGGCAAGGAAATCTCTAGATCTTACGACCAAGTCCGACGTCGTTGCCCACACGAGGCTCCATCAAAAAAAgaactcaaaaacaaaaaaagaaaatgtaaataccagcaacagcagcaggagcTGAGTATAAGCAGAGAGATTAAAATTTAATCAACGATTATCGTAATTTTATAACCTAATTTGATTGATTCCCATCGAATTGAGAAAGAAATCtaagaagagaaaaaggaagtgTAAATTTGAGAATCTGAAATTAGGGTGATGAGAGGAGACGACTCAAGAGGAATCGAGAATGGAGATTCAGGATTCAAAAATAGAGAATGAAATTAAGTTCAATCTAGGGTTCTGTTTCTGTTTCTTTGCTTGTGCTCTTAGATGAAAAGTAGAAGCATATTTGATCCAAAAATAATTTTCGCTCTGCTAATGTAATTGATCagatttaatcattttttttcgTAATTTTTCATTACTAAGTTTTGTATATGTAATACACTGAATAGAAATTGCATTTTCGATAGTAATTTTGAGTTCTGATTTGCTGTCTTTGATTAATCGACAAAATGGGGTGATGGCGGAGATGACGGTGGTGGGGTGTTGGTAAGGATCAAAAGTGTTTGATCTTTGATTAATGATGGAGCTGAAGGAATGAATGATGTTGGTGGTGAAAGAACGAAAGTGAGCGTTCTTTAATGGTTGATTCAAATTTTCACGGCGGTActggtggtagtagaggtgctgTCGTTAGAGTTGGTGGTGAAGCTGCTAGTGGCTGTGGAGTTGCTGGTGGTGTTGGCGATGTTGTGGTGTTGGCGGCGGCGGGATCGTTGTAATGGTGGCGATGGTGTTGCTGGATTTGAAGGAGGCGGTGGAGGACGGTGATGGAAGAGAATAAAGTTAGTGGCGCTAGCGGTGGTGGCGATGGAAGTGATGGTGTTGGAGGCGGCGGCGGTAACGGTTGTGGTCCGGCGCTGGTGGTGATGGAGGAGTTGTCGGTGACGGTGACGATGGGAACTAAATAAACtgaagagaagagaaaagaaagaaaagaggaggGATAAATTAGTCATAGAAAAAAAACTACGGAATTCCAATATTTTcatgaaattgaaaattttcgTTACTCTTCAATCCACAAAAAAGTGGTCATGAAAGGGAGTCCCTCCCTACGTGTCTTTCGAGCATAATTTCATAGAATATTTTCATAGAAAAAAAGTGGTCATAATTTTCGTTATGTAATTCTAACATTATAGGGTCAACCTACCCAAGAGTTCTAGAAGTCCAGTGATCAATCATGTGCGAAAATTTGATGTGTCATGAGGTAGTCAGAGATTCTAAAGCCGCTAGCCAAAATTTACATAAATAATGACTCCCGTGACGACCCAGACATCACCAATACATGTGAGTGTGAGATGGAGTCTTGTCTGTAATCATATGAATAACTTCTGGACAACTATTTACAAACCTTACTAACTATATATTTCATATGGATTTATTCTATATGAAATTCAGCAACATCAATGACTAATTAAGATCCTTCACCTATGCATCATTAATTTATCATCCATACACCCATGCATCTTAGTTAACGTATAACCTTCACTTGATTTAGTCAGCTATTGATGAAGTTCTGTTCAGAGCTAATAGAACTTGTAAAACTTGGGATTTATTGCAACCTAATATTCTAGGATTAACTGCCAAGTAAACAACGTTATACCTATAGTGGCACTTCATCCTCTTCTCTTCTTTTCGTTCGTTCTAATATCAGATGTAATCGCATATGTCTACACTGATTTTTCGGACTCAATTGAGTTCAAATCGTTGTTACTTTCGAGAACACCTCCTAACCTTGGTACAAATCCACAACGGCGGATTCTTTAAACTCAATTGATTTCTAAGGCAACAATAGTCACCTATTCTTCCCTGTCTTCCTGAACTCAATTGCAACCTAAAACACGTCGTAATTTTCTTCATCAATACCTCCATTTGCAGAACAACAACTCCATTCCTCcttccctgatttctcttgaCTCAAATTAATAGTTGTTAACAAAACCTTACTCGCACCTAGCACACAAACCCATTCTTCTTTGTTCTTCCAATTTCATTCTTTAAATTTTTTTCGGAATTTTTTTCCTAATATATAATCGTCGAGACATCTTATGGAACATAGGCAAATCAGGAAACCCAAGGGAACGGATCTGACGGACGCCTAAAGACTTAAAGACCAAGAATTAGTACCAACCCTATATTATTACGGAAAAAAGAGTCCATAAATTTGGTAGGTTAACGGTTTCCATGAAAAAAAGGTATTGTACCATGAAAAAAGAGTCCGTAGGTTAACATTTCCTATTTTCATTTAGACTTTTACAAATTCCAAGCGAGTAGTACGTCGCCAAGTGTCCTCATCAAaatgctcgtttcacaaaactcaaaaaagacttATTTCAACCAATAGGAAGCGAAGGTTTCCTCACCATTCAACGTGATAGTTTTATTTGTCTagacctttaagtctttagattagAGACTCTCGCATGAATTATGAGTCTAACTCTGTCACAGAGAAAAGTGTCAGAAACCATGATAAGGGCAAATAGAAAAGCCCACTAGAAATCTGGAGTAAGATAAATATTGATGCTTATGTTACATCATGGTTTTCTAATGCTGGTTTTGTTTTGGTTAATGATGCAGGAAGATTCTTGGGGGCAACGACATACTCGGGCAACACAAGAAATGTAGCCGAAGCCGAGGCCCTGCTGTTATTATCTGATCCGAAATGGGTTAAAGATCTTAGTTTTAGTAATTTTATTATTAAAAGAAGATAATTTAGGATTTGCTAAGGGTTGTAATGGTAGTTTTAGAGAATATCAAAATGTTATTAGTTCTCTATGAGCATCTCTAACAGAGGGTCAACGTCTTAGTCACTCCTATAAACAATATGACACATCACCCTATATTAGTGATCGAGCTCTAATAAAGTTAAGAAAAATGTAGAAATCATCGAAGTTACATGCAcgttaatactccctccgtcccaccattaagtgacctatttggtttttaattttgtcccatcattaagtgacctatatcactaaacaaggagatatttctaaaattacccttttaattgattataaggaatataagaaatatgcataatttgataggcatgtttatattcgttacgtaggtgttttaaaatgcttttcaatggtataaagtttgcgaacatccgtggtgtagtttgagagataaatcatttcaaaatttcattaattattattcataaggatataattgtaaaaaatgcttaaaaatctctttttccttgcttgccttaaaatttatgcaaacttcaactaggtcacttaatagttaGTGGGACGGAAGGAGTAGAAAATAACACACTTTAACACTTGAGTGGGGTTGGATTTCTATAGGGAAGGAGATATTTGGATTTCAAGGGCCCTTGACATCATTCTAATGGAATATAGATTTTCGGGATAGGTGTGGAAAGGCTGATATGAAGGAAATTGTTGTGCGAAATGATGCATAGTTTTAAAAAATTTAAGCTCAGTCAGCAGCAGCATATCGAGGATAGAATTGCAAATCAATGAGAACGAGTGAAGTGTCATAAGATTGACAACAACCGGTTGGTTTTTGCTTTGACACTATAGAAACTTAATGACAAAATATGAGCTATCATTTAGATCATTGACATTGTAGTA
This genomic stretch from Papaver somniferum cultivar HN1 chromosome 5, ASM357369v1, whole genome shotgun sequence harbors:
- the LOC113280658 gene encoding monothiol glutaredoxin-S3-like encodes the protein MERVTRLASQRAIVIFSKSTCCMSHTIKTLFYDLGVNPTVHELNEEPGAGKEIEKALISLGCNPSVPAIFIGGKLVGGVSEVMTLHLSCSLVPLLKQAGAIWH